From the genome of Vulpes lagopus strain Blue_001 chromosome 2, ASM1834538v1, whole genome shotgun sequence, one region includes:
- the LOC121485741 gene encoding zinc finger protein OZF-like, translating to MRENPCRYNEWGNTICLKPTQLNLPRADFEEHHHKCNQSGDNFCKKLHFPQFSRTQLGEKTFECDVCGKTFYKKSNLSKHQKIHAGEKPYKCSECEKTFISKTVLTIHQRTHTGEKPYACIKCEKSFCHKSFLTVHQRIHTGEKSYECYEGGKSFSVKTKLTVHLRTHTGQKCYECNVCRKFFYQKSALTVHQRVHNRETHHECIACGKTFHKKPILIAHQRTHTGERPYECKECGKSFGHCPALTVHQRTHSRDKPYKCNECGKSSCVKPKLTVHLRLQTGEKPYECKECGKTFYQKSKLTVHQRTPTGEKPYKCKECWKTFCEKSALNKHQRTHTGEKPCGCKEHRKTFYQKSALTVHRRTHTGEKPYECHECGKTFSQKSHLSKHQRTHTGERSCMRLAMCMSKLTFSLCWAHSLHSSASLNCGWNHVIEFWPRGYEYKLQTLHL from the coding sequence ATGAGGGAGAATCCCTGTAGATATAATGAATGGGGGAACACCATTTGTTTGAAACCAACACAGCTGAATCTTCCTAGAGCTGATTTTGAGGAACATCACCATAAATGTAATCAAAGTGGGGATAATTTCTGCAAGAAATTACACTTCCCTCAGTTTTCAAGGACTCAGCTAGGAGAGAAAACTTTTGAATGTGATGTATGTGGTAAAACTTTCTACAAAAAGTCTAATCTCAGTAAACATCAGAAAATACACgcaggagagaaaccctataaatgtaGCGAGTGTGAGAAAACCTTCATCAGTAAGACAGTTCTTACAATCCATCAGAGAACTCATACCGGGGAGAAACCCTATGCATGTATCAAATGTGAGAAATCTTTCTGCCATAAGTCATTCCTAACTGTTCATCAGAGAATCCacacaggagaaaaatcatatgagtGTTATGAAGGTGGGAAATCCTTCTCTGTGAAGACAAAACTCACTGTACACCTGAGAACACACACAGGGCAGAAATGCTATGAATGTAATGTGTGTAGGAAGTTCTTTTACCAGAAGTCAGCCCTCACTGTACATCAAAGGGTTCACAATAGGGAGACACATCATGAGTGCATTGCTTGTGGTAAAACCTTCCATAAGAAGCCAATTCTCATTGCacatcagagaactcacacaggagagagaccatatgaatgtaaagaatgtgggaagTCCTTTGGCCATTGCCCAGCTCTTACTGTCCATCAGAGAACTCACTCAAGAGACAAAccatataaatgtaatgaatgtgggaaatcctCCTGTGTAAAGCCAAAGCTCACTGTGCATCTGAGACTTCAAACAGGTGAGAAACCGtatgaatgtaaagaatgtgggaaaacTTTCTACCAGAAGTCAAAACTCACTGTACACCAGAGAACTCCCACAGGTgagaaaccttacaaatgtaAGGAATGTTGGAAAACCTTTTGTGAGAAATCAGCTCTGAATAAacatcagagaactcacacaggagagaaaccctgtGGGTGTAAAGAACATAGGAAAACTTTTTACCAGAAGTCAGCCCTGACTGTGCACCGGAGAactcatacaggagagaaaccctatgaatgtcaTGAATGTGGAAAAACTTTCTCTCAGAAATCACACCTCAGCAAACATCAGAGAACTCACACTGGGGAGAGGTCATGTATGAGACTGGCTATGTGTATGTCAAAACTCACTTTCTCTTTGTGTTGGGCACACAGCCTTCATTCCTCAGCCTCCCTTAACTGTGGGTGGAACCATGTAATTGAATTCTGGCCAAGAGGATATGAATATAAATTACAAACATTACATCTATGA
- the SYCE1 gene encoding synaptonemal complex central element protein 1 — protein MAGRPGPSGVERAGAMERAEKAGGQAKSSQKIEDLLEMVKKLQKAGSLEPRVEVLINRINEVQQAKKKASEELGEARTVWEALQKEMDSLSGEKVRLKEILNKKQETLRILRLHCQEKESEAQRKHTMLQECKERISALNSQIEEEKNKQRQLRLDFEEQLEDLMGQHKDLWKFHGPEQMAREIDTLDSSKEHLLKEEKLVEAKLEDVKHRLCSQFGADGCSTIAEGLFLRSQEAAAAVHLFEEENRKAQGLLDAATHHHEQLQQKCQQLQQKRQRLKEELEKLGMQIPVQAQSKQEEGAGPGEPANPKLLGVIQEKDPEMPTKEGPMPS, from the exons atggcggggcggccggggcctTCGGGCGTTGAGCGGGCGGGAGCCATGGAGCGGGCCGAGAAGGCTGGAG GGCAGGCCAAGTCCTCACAGAAAATTGAAGACTTGCTGGAAATGGTGAAGAAGTTGCAGAAAG CGGGAAGCCTAGAGCCCAGGGTTGAAGTCCTGATCAATCGGATTAACGAGGTTCAGCAAG CAAAAAAGAAAGCCAGTGAGGAGCTGGGAGAGGCCCGAACTGTTTGGGAGGCCCTGCAGAAGGAAATGGACTCAC TGAGTGGAGAGAAAGTACGCCTGAAAGAGATCTTGAACAAAAAGCAAG AGACCCTAAGAATCCTCAGGCTGCACTGCCAGGAGAAGGAGAGTGAGGCACAGAG GAAGCATACCATGCTGCAGGAGTGCAAGGAGCGAATTTCTGCCCTGAACTCCCAGATtgaggaagagaagaataaaCAGAGGCAACTGAG GTTGGATTTTGAGGAACAGCTAGAGGATCTGATGGGCCAGCACAAGGACCTCTGGAAGTTCCAT GGGCCAGAGCAGATGGCCCGGGAGATTGACACCCTGGACAGCAGCAAGGAGCACCTGCTCAAGGAAG AGAAGCTTGTGGAGGCAAAGCTGGAAGATGTGAAGCATCGTCTGTGTTCCCAGTTTGGGGCTGACGGCTGCTCAACCATTGCTGAGGGGCTCTTTCTCCGCAGCCAGGAGGCTGCAGCTGCAGT GCATCTGTTTGAAGAGGAGAACAGGAAGGCCCAGGGACTCCTGGATGCTGCTACACATCACCATGAGCAGCTGCAGCAGAAGTGCCAACAACTGCAGCAGAAGAGGCAGAG GCTTAAAGAGGAGCTGGAAAAGCTTGGCATGCAGATCCCTGTTCAAGCCCAAAGCAAACAAGAGGAAGGGGCTGGCCCAGGAGAACCT GCCAATCCCAAGCTCCTAGGAGTCATTCAGGAGAAAGACCCAGAGATGCCCACCAAGGAAGGCCCTATGCCCTCTTAG